A stretch of the Archangium violaceum genome encodes the following:
- a CDS encoding LysM peptidoglycan-binding domain-containing protein — protein MAFRSNHHRLLDGDHEYFLLEFHEPVPSGHQLVALGDTWRAERRLRDFAQDYFNLRTLRELVHTHSLGGSFEPVTQDEVVRQVATLISRGQFRLARAPLKMVSGVVPPLDKKPASPAPAPEEEKLRLMLQVVDDVTEDPIADLELRLTLPDGSAQKVKTDEEGHIEVSNLPQGRVKVAASIEGATLKETLAFVKAGILPAMQPVGKTRRRRKKGVSGRFLARLVSHKVADGETLESIAEAYEMTVDAIARFNWGTTDPEKIQSHLLIDVGCTLKDDSGRFVLSSEDDPGLIYIPRPLEMDWVPLEQRHIWRVKKLPEPRLYLFSA, from the coding sequence CTCGAGTTCCACGAGCCTGTCCCTTCCGGGCACCAGCTCGTGGCGCTCGGGGACACGTGGCGGGCCGAGCGCCGGCTGCGTGATTTCGCGCAGGACTACTTCAACCTGCGGACGTTGCGCGAACTGGTCCACACCCACTCCCTCGGGGGGTCGTTCGAGCCCGTCACCCAGGATGAGGTGGTGCGGCAGGTTGCGACGTTGATCTCCCGCGGGCAGTTCCGGCTGGCGCGAGCCCCCCTGAAGATGGTGTCCGGGGTGGTGCCTCCGCTCGACAAGAAGCCAGCCTCGCCAGCTCCCGCGCCCGAGGAGGAGAAGCTGCGGCTGATGCTGCAGGTCGTCGACGACGTCACCGAGGATCCGATCGCGGATCTCGAGCTCCGCCTCACGCTCCCGGATGGTTCGGCGCAGAAGGTCAAGACCGACGAGGAGGGCCATATCGAGGTCTCGAATCTCCCCCAGGGGCGCGTCAAGGTGGCTGCGTCCATCGAAGGGGCGACCCTGAAGGAGACGCTGGCGTTCGTGAAGGCCGGCATCCTCCCGGCCATGCAGCCGGTGGGGAAGACCCGCCGCCGGCGCAAGAAGGGTGTTTCGGGACGCTTCCTCGCGCGCCTCGTCTCGCACAAGGTCGCCGATGGCGAGACGTTGGAGAGCATCGCCGAGGCGTACGAGATGACGGTGGATGCGATCGCTCGGTTCAACTGGGGCACGACAGACCCCGAGAAGATCCAGAGCCACCTGCTCATCGACGTGGGCTGCACGCTCAAGGACGACAGCGGCAGGTTCGTGCTCTCCAGCGAGGACGATCCCGGACTCATCTACATCCCCCGTCCGTTGGAGATGGACTGGGTGCCGCTGGAGCAGCGTCACATCTGGCGGGTGAAGAAGCTGCCAGAGCCGCGGCTCTACCTGTTCTCGGCCTGA